In a single window of the Ancylobacter polymorphus genome:
- a CDS encoding TRAP transporter substrate-binding protein, producing MTETSGKTTDARPDVRTSRRRFIATAAAAAAGATVAAPAVHAQAPIKLKFQSTWPNKDIFHEFAGDYVKRVNAMTGGRVELEILPAGSVVPAFQMLDAVSSGILDGGHGVAAYWYGKSKAFSLFGTAPAFGWDADELLGWIRFGGGQELYDDLVQNTLKLNVIGMLSGPMPSQPLGWFKKEITGPDDMKGMKYRTVGLGADLFKEFGAAVTIVPGGEIVPAIDRGLLDGAEFNNPSSDLVLGFPDVAKVYMLGSYHQALECFEILFNKTKFESLPKDVQEILRGASDATSSTMMWKAQDRYSKDLAAIKARGVKVLQTPKSVLEAQLKAWDVVIANLSADPVFKKVVESQKEWAKRIVGFRLEYEPDNKFAYDHFFKPA from the coding sequence ATGACCGAAACGTCAGGGAAGACCACGGACGCGCGTCCGGATGTTCGCACCAGCCGTCGCCGCTTCATCGCCACCGCCGCAGCGGCGGCCGCCGGCGCCACCGTCGCCGCCCCGGCGGTTCATGCGCAGGCCCCGATCAAGCTGAAATTCCAGTCGACTTGGCCGAACAAGGACATCTTCCACGAATTCGCCGGCGACTATGTCAAACGCGTCAACGCCATGACCGGCGGGCGCGTGGAGCTGGAAATTCTTCCCGCCGGCTCGGTGGTCCCGGCTTTCCAAATGCTGGACGCGGTATCCTCGGGCATTCTCGACGGCGGCCACGGCGTCGCCGCCTATTGGTACGGCAAGAGCAAGGCGTTCTCGCTGTTCGGCACCGCCCCCGCCTTCGGCTGGGACGCGGACGAACTGCTCGGCTGGATCCGCTTCGGCGGCGGCCAGGAGCTTTACGACGATCTCGTACAGAACACGCTGAAGCTGAACGTGATCGGCATGCTGAGCGGGCCGATGCCGAGCCAGCCGCTCGGCTGGTTCAAGAAGGAAATCACCGGCCCGGACGACATGAAGGGCATGAAGTACCGCACCGTCGGCCTCGGCGCCGACCTGTTCAAGGAGTTCGGCGCGGCGGTGACGATCGTGCCCGGCGGCGAAATCGTGCCGGCCATCGACCGCGGCCTGCTCGACGGCGCCGAGTTCAACAACCCGTCCTCCGACCTCGTGCTCGGCTTCCCTGACGTGGCCAAGGTCTACATGCTCGGCAGCTATCACCAGGCGCTCGAATGCTTCGAGATCCTGTTCAACAAGACCAAGTTCGAGAGCCTGCCGAAGGATGTGCAGGAAATCCTGCGCGGCGCCTCCGATGCCACCTCCTCCACCATGATGTGGAAGGCGCAGGACCGCTATTCCAAGGACCTCGCCGCCATCAAGGCGCGCGGCGTCAAGGTGCTGCAGACGCCCAAATCCGTGCTGGAAGCCCAGCTCAAGGCTTGGGACGTGGTGATCGCCAACCTTTCCGCCGATCCGGTGTTCAAGAAGGTGGTCGAAAGCCAGAAGGAATGGGCCAAGCGCATCGTCGGATTCCGGCTGGAATATGAGCCGGACAACAAGTTCGCCTACGACCACTTCTTCAAGCCGGCCTGA
- the bcsS gene encoding cellulose biosynthesis protein BcsS, giving the protein MSSSPARLFAPLLAATVAAACPAPGAAAEEGAEASLRRRLYFYTGVDIARDSGYGWGGMAWAPFADMDREGLRLRTQTGGGRYDYRTQGVPGGWNSVDKTDGEVLLGWQFLRGPHALALYAGVNVIDNQLDTPDPGNRDAGTHWGGKAVVEWFYRLDERWTLTASLSGSTADGSVSGRATAGWRALAWLDLGVEAGATSDWPDESARLGLFLASPLQSGAFRHWEVRAATGWLWSGDSDDSPYGTLSLFIPF; this is encoded by the coding sequence ATGTCCTCTTCGCCGGCGCGTTTATTCGCGCCTCTCCTCGCGGCGACCGTCGCTGCCGCGTGCCCGGCTCCCGGCGCGGCGGCCGAGGAGGGGGCGGAGGCGTCGCTGCGGCGGCGGCTCTATTTCTACACCGGCGTCGATATCGCCCGCGACAGCGGCTATGGCTGGGGCGGCATGGCTTGGGCGCCCTTTGCTGACATGGACCGGGAGGGACTGCGGCTGCGCACCCAGACCGGCGGCGGGCGCTATGACTACCGCACGCAAGGCGTGCCAGGCGGCTGGAACAGCGTCGACAAGACCGATGGCGAGGTGCTGCTAGGCTGGCAGTTCCTGCGCGGCCCGCACGCCCTTGCGCTCTATGCCGGGGTCAATGTCATCGACAACCAGCTCGACACGCCCGATCCCGGCAATCGCGACGCGGGGACGCATTGGGGTGGAAAGGCCGTCGTCGAATGGTTCTACCGCCTCGATGAGCGCTGGACGCTCACCGCCTCGCTCAGCGGCTCCACGGCGGATGGCAGCGTCAGCGGGCGGGCGACCGCCGGCTGGCGGGCCCTCGCCTGGCTCGATCTCGGCGTCGAGGCCGGCGCCACTTCCGACTGGCCGGACGAGAGCGCCCGGCTCGGCCTGTTCCTCGCCTCTCCGCTCCAGAGCGGTGCGTTCCGTCATTGGGAAGTGCGTGCCGCCACCGGCTGGCTGTGGAGTGGCGACAGCGACGACAGCCCCTATGGCACGCTGTCCCTGTTCATCCCGTTCTGA
- a CDS encoding ATP-binding protein: protein MKIGIELGSSNAGQPVRLDLEELLSTRLLVQGNSGSGKSHLLRRLLEQSAGHVQQAIIDPEGDFVGLAERFGHVVIDAERTAGEIQRIAARIRKHRASVVFNLEGLDADAQMRSAAAFLNGLFDADREFWFPMLVVVDEAQLFAPSGGGEISDEARRISLSAMTNLMCRGRKRGLAGVIATQRLAKLAKNVAAEASNFLMGRTFLDIDMARAADLLGMEKRQAESFRDLNTGSFVALGPALARRPVAVKIGHVETASRNGRPSLLPPPELGTAEIQDLIFDDLGTEPLPAPPARTEPRATEAILETLEDAPPPEAAPVDPEVAAAFEAEREALVEEIIRQFVSDPEAPFRSAAALYPDFLVHCRVRRVGSKVPDLAEFTRRLAIARAGLESRGGDEGWARAVDQAAGLPEEMQGVFLLLARAGMEGAPSPADEALAKAYGSRSPSRGRWLLTYMEERGHLVCEADFRGRRVVRFPALGWKTAPGDPRAPAA from the coding sequence ATGAAGATCGGTATCGAGCTTGGAAGCAGCAACGCCGGACAGCCGGTTCGGCTCGATCTGGAAGAGCTCCTGTCCACGCGCCTTCTGGTGCAGGGCAATTCCGGCTCGGGCAAATCGCATCTGCTCCGCCGTCTGCTCGAACAGAGCGCCGGCCATGTGCAGCAGGCGATCATCGATCCGGAAGGCGATTTCGTCGGGCTCGCCGAGCGCTTCGGCCATGTGGTGATCGACGCCGAGCGCACCGCCGGCGAAATCCAGCGCATCGCCGCCCGCATCCGCAAGCACCGGGCCTCGGTGGTGTTCAATCTCGAAGGGCTGGATGCTGACGCGCAGATGCGCTCGGCCGCCGCCTTCCTCAACGGCCTGTTCGACGCCGACCGCGAATTCTGGTTCCCGATGCTCGTCGTGGTGGACGAAGCGCAGCTCTTCGCGCCCTCGGGCGGCGGCGAGATTTCCGACGAGGCGCGGCGCATCTCGCTCTCGGCCATGACCAACCTCATGTGCCGTGGCCGCAAGCGCGGGCTCGCCGGCGTCATCGCCACGCAGCGCCTCGCCAAGCTGGCGAAGAACGTGGCGGCGGAAGCCTCGAACTTCCTCATGGGCCGCACCTTCCTCGACATCGACATGGCGCGCGCCGCCGATCTGCTTGGCATGGAGAAGCGGCAGGCGGAGAGTTTCCGCGATCTCAACACCGGCTCCTTCGTCGCCCTTGGCCCGGCGCTGGCGCGTCGCCCGGTAGCGGTGAAGATCGGCCATGTCGAGACGGCGAGCCGCAACGGGCGCCCCTCGCTGCTGCCGCCGCCGGAACTCGGCACGGCGGAAATCCAGGACCTGATCTTCGACGATCTCGGCACCGAGCCCTTGCCCGCGCCGCCCGCCCGGACGGAGCCGCGCGCCACCGAGGCCATTCTGGAGACGCTGGAAGACGCGCCGCCGCCCGAAGCCGCGCCGGTCGACCCGGAAGTCGCCGCCGCCTTCGAGGCGGAGCGCGAGGCGCTGGTGGAGGAAATCATCCGCCAGTTCGTCTCCGATCCCGAAGCGCCGTTCCGCTCCGCCGCCGCGCTCTACCCGGATTTTCTCGTGCATTGCCGGGTGCGCCGCGTCGGTTCGAAGGTGCCGGACCTTGCCGAATTCACCCGCCGGCTGGCCATTGCCCGCGCCGGGCTCGAATCCCGTGGTGGCGATGAGGGCTGGGCGCGCGCGGTCGACCAGGCGGCGGGTCTGCCGGAGGAGATGCAGGGCGTGTTCCTGCTGCTGGCGCGGGCCGGCATGGAGGGCGCGCCCTCGCCGGCGGACGAGGCGCTGGCCAAGGCCTATGGCAGCCGCTCGCCCTCGCGCGGGCGCTGGCTGCTGACCTATATGGAAGAGCGCGGCCATCTCGTCTGCGAGGCCGATTTCCGCGGCCGCCGCGTGGTGCGCTTCCCCGCGCTCGGCTGGAAGACCGCGCCGGGCGACCCGCGCGCGCCGGCGGCCTGA
- a CDS encoding TRAP transporter small permease subunit, with amino-acid sequence MQSILLGVDRLNAFIGKLFAWCIVILMVAICYEVFCRYVLRDPTTWAYDVSLMLYGALFMMAGAYTLSRNGHVRGDFIYRKWTPRTQAKSDLVLYFLFYFPGILALIYSGWGYFYLSYLLNEHSSFSPEGPVIWPFKALIPITGVMMLLQGMVEVVRCWICIRDGEWPQRLHDVEELEKVILDEAAAKAEAEEQLLNTVERDSTTRGTL; translated from the coding sequence ATGCAATCCATCCTTCTCGGCGTCGACCGGCTGAATGCCTTCATCGGCAAGCTGTTCGCCTGGTGCATCGTCATCCTGATGGTGGCGATCTGCTACGAAGTGTTCTGCCGCTACGTGCTGCGCGACCCCACCACCTGGGCCTATGATGTCAGCCTGATGCTGTATGGCGCCCTGTTCATGATGGCCGGCGCCTACACGCTCTCGCGCAACGGCCATGTGCGCGGCGACTTCATCTACCGCAAATGGACACCGCGCACGCAGGCAAAGAGCGATCTGGTGCTCTACTTCCTGTTCTACTTCCCCGGCATCCTGGCGCTGATCTATTCCGGCTGGGGCTATTTCTACCTGTCCTACCTGCTGAACGAGCACTCCTCCTTCAGCCCCGAGGGCCCGGTCATCTGGCCGTTCAAGGCGCTGATCCCCATCACCGGCGTGATGATGCTGCTGCAGGGCATGGTCGAGGTCGTGCGCTGCTGGATCTGCATCCGCGACGGGGAATGGCCGCAGCGCCTGCACGATGTGGAGGAACTCGAAAAGGTCATTCTCGATGAGGCGGCCGCCAAGGCCGAGGCCGAAGAACAATTGCTCAACACCGTCGAGCGCGACTCCACCACGCGGGGGACCCTGTGA
- a CDS encoding XdhC family protein translates to MDLALLDELNAERAARRAAVLVTDLDGGAQRLVRAGDAGADPLAPHLAEALRSGRSGKVEAQGRRLFLTVQLPAPRLVITGAVHIAQALAPMAAAVGFAVTIMDPRTAFATPERFPGVDVRAHWPQDALAERPLDPFTAVAALAHDPKIDDPALEAALSAGCFYVGALGSRKSHAGRLARLAERGVPRAALERIRAPIGLDIGAATPAEIAVSVLAQLVGELRRRPARPPAALVLAAGQGTRLPGAHKLTLPLGGVPLVRRAVEAALAARARPVIVVTGHEDALVRKALDGLDVTFAPNPDFARGLSTSLRVGVAALPKETERVVVMLGDMPKVEPALIDRLADALDPARGRLAAVPVAGARHGNPVALARALFPALMTLEGDVGARRILADNPDFVVELPVEGEGAFVDVDTREDLEALEIHEIAAAASDVDAAAALEAMRAEDA, encoded by the coding sequence ATGGACCTCGCTTTGCTCGATGAACTGAATGCCGAACGCGCCGCACGTCGCGCCGCCGTGCTGGTCACCGATCTCGATGGCGGCGCCCAGCGCCTGGTGCGTGCCGGCGACGCCGGTGCCGATCCGCTGGCGCCGCATCTCGCCGAGGCGCTGCGCAGTGGGCGTAGCGGCAAGGTGGAGGCGCAGGGCCGGCGGCTGTTCCTCACCGTCCAGCTTCCCGCACCGCGCCTCGTCATCACCGGCGCGGTGCATATCGCGCAGGCGCTGGCGCCGATGGCGGCGGCGGTGGGCTTCGCGGTGACGATCATGGACCCGCGCACCGCCTTCGCGACGCCCGAGCGCTTTCCCGGTGTCGATGTGCGGGCGCACTGGCCGCAGGACGCGCTGGCCGAGCGGCCGCTCGATCCGTTCACCGCCGTGGCGGCGCTGGCGCATGACCCGAAGATCGACGACCCCGCGCTGGAAGCGGCGCTCAGCGCCGGCTGCTTCTATGTCGGCGCGCTCGGCTCGCGCAAGTCGCATGCCGGGCGACTGGCGCGGCTGGCGGAGCGTGGCGTGCCGCGCGCGGCGCTGGAGCGCATCCGCGCGCCGATCGGCCTCGATATCGGCGCCGCCACCCCGGCGGAAATCGCCGTCTCCGTCCTCGCCCAATTGGTCGGTGAACTGCGCCGCCGCCCGGCCCGCCCACCGGCCGCTCTGGTGCTCGCCGCCGGGCAGGGCACGCGCCTGCCGGGGGCGCACAAGCTGACCCTGCCGCTCGGCGGCGTGCCGCTGGTGCGCCGCGCGGTGGAGGCGGCGCTCGCCGCCCGCGCGCGGCCGGTGATCGTCGTTACCGGCCACGAAGACGCTTTGGTGCGGAAGGCGCTCGACGGGCTGGACGTGACCTTCGCCCCCAATCCCGACTTCGCGCGCGGGCTTTCCACCTCGTTGCGTGTGGGCGTCGCCGCTCTGCCGAAGGAGACGGAGCGCGTGGTGGTGATGCTCGGCGACATGCCGAAGGTCGAGCCGGCGCTTATCGACCGGCTCGCCGATGCGCTCGATCCGGCGCGCGGGCGGCTGGCGGCGGTGCCGGTGGCCGGGGCGCGGCATGGCAACCCGGTGGCGCTGGCGCGGGCGCTGTTCCCGGCGCTGATGACGCTGGAGGGCGATGTCGGCGCCCGCCGCATCCTCGCCGACAATCCCGATTTCGTCGTCGAGCTGCCGGTGGAGGGGGAGGGGGCCTTTGTCGATGTCGACACGAGAGAGGACCTTGAGGCGCTGGAAATCCATGAGATCGCCGCCGCCGCGAGCGATGTCGATGCCGCGGCCGCGCTGGAGGCGATGCGGGCGGAGGACGCCTGA
- a CDS encoding TRAP transporter large permease, which produces MFLSDPALGILMLVVFLILLMLGFPIAFTLMALGVAFGYLSIGDGIFQLFVQRTYSVMANDVLISIPLFLFMGYVIERANILDRLFRAIQLAAGWIPGSLAVATLITCALFATATGIVGAVVTLMGLLAFPAMLRAGYDTKIASGVVCAGGCLGILIPPSVMLILYGATAGVSVVKLYAAAFLPGIALAGMYMAYVIIRAMINPSLAPKLPPEERNVPMGTVIWALLTSFFPLVLLIVSVLGCIILGLATPSEAAAIGAAGAILLALAYRTFSLEKLKDSVFLTARASAMVCWLFVGSAVFSAVFALLGGQRVVEEFIMGLDIGPIGFLILTQVIIFVLGWPLEWTEIIVIFLPIFLPLLDHFGIDPIFFGVLVALNLQTSFLSPPVAMAPFYLKGVAPKHVSIDEIFSGVMPFILIVVFAMVLLYTFPGFALWLPNYLYGG; this is translated from the coding sequence ATGTTTCTTTCCGATCCCGCGCTCGGCATCTTGATGCTGGTCGTCTTCCTCATCCTGCTGATGCTCGGCTTCCCCATCGCCTTCACCCTGATGGCGCTCGGCGTGGCCTTTGGCTACCTCTCCATCGGCGACGGCATCTTCCAGCTCTTCGTGCAGCGCACCTATTCGGTGATGGCCAACGACGTGCTGATCTCGATCCCGCTGTTTCTGTTCATGGGCTATGTGATCGAGCGGGCGAACATTCTCGACCGGCTGTTCCGCGCCATCCAGCTCGCCGCCGGCTGGATTCCCGGATCGCTGGCCGTGGCGACGCTCATCACCTGCGCCCTGTTCGCGACCGCGACCGGCATTGTCGGCGCCGTGGTGACGCTGATGGGCCTGCTCGCCTTCCCGGCCATGCTGCGCGCCGGCTACGACACCAAGATCGCCTCGGGCGTCGTCTGCGCCGGCGGCTGCCTCGGCATCCTGATCCCGCCTAGCGTCATGCTGATTCTGTACGGCGCGACGGCGGGCGTGTCGGTGGTGAAGCTCTACGCCGCCGCTTTCCTGCCGGGCATCGCGCTGGCCGGCATGTATATGGCCTATGTCATCATCCGCGCCATGATCAACCCGTCGCTGGCGCCGAAACTGCCGCCGGAGGAACGCAACGTTCCCATGGGAACGGTGATCTGGGCGCTGCTGACCTCGTTCTTCCCGCTGGTGCTGCTCATCGTCTCGGTGCTCGGCTGCATCATCCTCGGCCTCGCCACCCCGTCGGAAGCGGCGGCGATCGGCGCGGCGGGCGCCATCCTGCTCGCGCTGGCCTATCGCACCTTCAGCCTTGAGAAGCTGAAGGATTCGGTGTTCCTCACCGCCCGCGCCTCGGCCATGGTGTGCTGGCTGTTCGTGGGTTCGGCGGTATTCTCGGCCGTGTTCGCCCTGCTGGGCGGGCAGCGCGTGGTCGAAGAGTTCATCATGGGGCTGGATATCGGGCCGATCGGCTTCCTGATCCTGACCCAGGTCATCATCTTCGTGCTCGGCTGGCCGCTGGAATGGACGGAGATCATCGTCATCTTCCTGCCCATCTTCCTGCCGCTGCTCGACCATTTCGGCATCGACCCGATCTTTTTCGGGGTGCTGGTGGCGCTGAACCTGCAGACTTCGTTCCTCTCGCCACCCGTCGCCATGGCGCCGTTCTACCTGAAAGGTGTGGCACCCAAGCATGTGTCGATCGACGAGATCTTCTCCGGGGTGATGCCGTTCATCCTCATCGTGGTCTTCGCGATGGTGCTGCTCTACACCTTCCCCGGCTTCGCGCTCTGGCTGCCGAACTATCTCTATGGCGGCTGA
- a CDS encoding XdhC family protein, protein MLTREDDVLQVAADWRRAGRGVALATVIETWGSAPRPVGSHLAIDEDGNFLGSVSGGCVEGAVVAEAAEVIADGRARLLEFGVADATAWQVGLSCGGRIAVYVEKVG, encoded by the coding sequence ATGCTCACGCGCGAGGACGATGTGCTGCAGGTGGCGGCCGATTGGCGGCGGGCCGGCCGGGGGGTGGCGCTGGCCACGGTGATCGAAACCTGGGGCTCGGCGCCGCGCCCGGTGGGCAGCCATCTCGCCATTGATGAAGACGGCAATTTCCTCGGCTCGGTGTCCGGTGGCTGCGTCGAAGGCGCGGTGGTGGCGGAAGCCGCCGAGGTGATCGCCGACGGGCGGGCGCGGCTGCTGGAATTCGGCGTCGCCGACGCCACCGCCTGGCAGGTCGGCCTCTCCTGTGGCGGGCGCATCGCCGTCTATGTCGAGAAGGTCGGCTGA
- a CDS encoding DUF488 domain-containing protein produces MSSPPFFTIGYEQVSSAAVLDTLSGAGVDLLVDVRAVAASRRAGFSKSHLAAGVSERGIGYLHLRGLGTPAEGRQAARSGQFSELRRIYDAHLATPTAQEQLDELTALVKAGRRVCVLCFERHPEHCHRQMVADLICERVGVSVEHLMAPPV; encoded by the coding sequence ATGTCGTCCCCGCCCTTCTTCACCATCGGCTATGAACAGGTCTCCTCCGCCGCCGTGCTCGACACGCTCAGCGGCGCCGGGGTGGACCTGCTGGTCGATGTGCGCGCCGTCGCCGCCTCGCGCCGCGCCGGCTTTTCCAAGAGCCACCTCGCCGCCGGCGTGAGCGAGCGCGGCATCGGCTATCTGCATCTGCGCGGCCTCGGCACCCCGGCGGAAGGCCGGCAGGCGGCGCGCAGCGGGCAATTCAGTGAGCTGCGCCGCATCTACGACGCCCATCTCGCCACCCCCACCGCGCAGGAGCAGCTCGACGAGCTGACCGCGCTGGTGAAGGCCGGGCGGCGGGTGTGCGTGCTGTGCTTCGAGCGGCATCCCGAGCATTGCCACCGGCAGATGGTGGCCGATCTCATCTGCGAGCGGGTCGGCGTCAGCGTCGAGCACCTGATGGCGCCGCCGGTCTGA
- a CDS encoding lysine-2,3-aminomutase-like protein yields the protein MNSPVRTPLPSPVPEALPARTLRRVGELAQAGFVPADPALEAVEARYAVAVTPTLARLIDPADAADPIARQFLPDARELETRPEERDDPIGDDAHSPVPGIVHRYPDRVLLKLVGVCAVYCRFCFRREMVGPGAETSLSDDALDAALAYIAGRPEIWEVVLTGGDPLVASPRRLADLMARLAAIAHVKIVRFHTRVPVAAPERITPALVAALRAPGVTTYVAIHANHARELGPEARAALARLADAGIALVGQSVLLAGVNDDAGTLAALFRALVECRVKPYYLHHPDLAPGTAHFRLPIERGQALMAALRGRVSGLALPTYVLDIPGGHGKVPVGPSYLEAAPEGWRVTDYCGGVHAYGEGV from the coding sequence ATGAACTCGCCCGTCCGTACGCCCCTCCCCTCGCCCGTGCCCGAAGCGCTGCCCGCCCGCACCCTGCGCCGTGTGGGTGAGCTGGCGCAGGCCGGGTTTGTGCCGGCCGATCCGGCACTGGAAGCGGTGGAAGCGCGCTACGCCGTGGCGGTGACACCGACGCTCGCCCGTCTGATCGATCCCGCCGACGCCGCCGATCCCATCGCCCGGCAGTTCCTGCCCGATGCGCGCGAGCTGGAGACGCGGCCGGAAGAGCGTGACGACCCGATCGGCGACGACGCGCACAGCCCGGTGCCGGGCATCGTCCACCGCTACCCCGACCGGGTGCTGCTGAAACTCGTCGGGGTCTGCGCGGTCTATTGCCGCTTCTGCTTCCGCCGGGAGATGGTCGGGCCCGGCGCGGAAACCAGCCTCTCCGACGATGCGCTCGACGCCGCCCTCGCCTATATCGCCGGCCGGCCGGAGATCTGGGAAGTGGTGCTCACCGGGGGCGACCCGCTGGTCGCCTCGCCACGTCGCCTGGCCGATCTCATGGCCCGCCTCGCTGCGATTGCGCATGTGAAGATCGTGCGCTTCCACACCCGCGTGCCGGTCGCCGCGCCGGAACGCATCACCCCCGCGCTGGTGGCGGCACTGCGCGCGCCGGGCGTGACGACCTATGTCGCCATTCATGCCAACCATGCGCGCGAACTCGGCCCCGAGGCCCGCGCGGCGCTGGCCCGTCTCGCCGATGCCGGAATCGCGCTGGTGGGCCAGAGCGTGCTGCTCGCGGGCGTCAATGACGATGCCGGAACACTCGCCGCGCTATTTCGCGCGCTGGTGGAGTGCCGGGTGAAACCCTATTACCTCCACCATCCCGACCTCGCCCCCGGCACGGCGCATTTCCGCCTGCCGATAGAGCGCGGACAGGCGCTGATGGCGGCGCTGCGCGGGCGGGTCTCCGGTCTCGCGCTTCCGACCTATGTGCTCGACATTCCCGGCGGCCACGGCAAGGTGCCGGTCGGCCCCTCCTATCTGGAAGCGGCGCCGGAGGGCTGGCGCGTCACCGATTATTGCGGCGGCGTGCACGCCTATGGAGAGGGCGTGTGA